The proteins below are encoded in one region of Apium graveolens cultivar Ventura chromosome 4, ASM990537v1, whole genome shotgun sequence:
- the LOC141718677 gene encoding uncharacterized protein LOC141718677, producing MEMTVPRTQKDIQKLVGCLVALRRFIPKLAEKCLSFFELLKGAHNKKLIDWTPDCQAAFEEVKRHLMNPPILSKAKPGEPLYLYIAAGERAVSSALIWEENGSQSPVYYISQVLKDAETRYPNLEKFALALVHSSRKLRQYFQGREIRVITNQPLHEIIHKPDASGRLVNWAIELSQFNVKFIPRTAINAQALAEFVMECTFPDVPETPKPQSGEEEGPSNRDPWTLHVDGSATTERSGAGLILSSPGGFTIQQAITFAFKAMNNQAEYEALLSGLRLAKSLGVRSLTIYSDSQIVVRQTNGEYVAKDLKLARYQEMVRAILETIPDSTILQINREENVKADELSKLVQNTSDLSSSVYFEELGAPSIDRPEVLCISSLNNWMTPYIAYLKDDTLPEDQNKARYLKYKASRFFLEDNQLYRRTFSASTLKCVDPDEADYCLREVHEGICGDHLAAKALAYKVIRQGYYWPTIHADSVAYVKKCSKCQKFSNVPKQGSSLPGSVLSPIPFAVWGIDIMGPFPRAKGDLRYVLVAIDYMTKWAEAKAMRIINQQDCIKFVDTIVMRFGIPIVLISDNGP from the coding sequence ATGGAAATGACAGTCCCCCGGACTCAAAAGGACATTCAAAAGCTTGTAGGATGCCTAGTAGCCCTTCGAAGATTTATCCCAAAATTGGCAGAGAAATGCCTGTCTTTCTTCGAGCTGTTAAAAGGAGCCCATAACAAAAAACTGATCGACTGGACCCCGGATTGCCAAGCAGCGTTTGAGGAAGTCAAGCGACATCTGATGAACCCGCCTATTCTGTCAAAAGCAAAGCCCGGAGAGCCTCTTTATCTCTACATTGCAGCCGGGGAAAGAGCGGTATCTTCTGCACTCATCTGGGAGGAAAATGGTTCACAGAGCCCGGTATACTATATAAGTCAAGTCCTGAAAGACGCTGAAACCCGGTACCCAAACTTGGAAAAATTCGCACTGGCTCTTGTGCACTCGAGCAGGAAGCTAAGGCAATACTTCCAAGGCCGGGAAATCAGAGTAATCACAAATCAACCGCTTCACGAAATCATCCATAAGCCAGATGCTTCTGGAAGATTAGTCAATTGGGCGATTGAATTGAGCCAATTCAATGTCAAATTTATTCCGAGGACAGCTATAAATGCCCAGGCGCTGGCCGAATTCGTCATGGAATGCACCTTTCCGGATGTCCCGGAGACACCTAAACCCCAATCCGGAGAAGAAGAAGGGCCCAGCAACCGGGATCCTTGGACACTACATGTCGACGGTTCGGCTACAACCGAAAGGTCCGGAGCCGGCCTGATCCTTTCCAGCCCGGGCGGATTCACAATCCAGCAGGCCATAACCTTCGCCTTCAAAGCAATGAACAACCAGGCTGAATATGAAGCTCTACTCTCCGGACTCAGGTTAGCCAAATCCCTTGGAGTAAGGAGTTTAACCATTTATAGTGATTCTCAGATTGTGGTAAGGCAAACCAATGGTGAATATGTCGCAAAAGATCTCAAGTTGGCCCGGTATCAGGAGATGGTTAGGGCAATCCTGGAAACCATCCCGGACTCAACCATCTTGCAGATAAACAGAGAGGAAAATGTGAAGGCAGACGAACTGTCCAAGCTCGTCCAGAATACTTCAGATTTAAGCAGCTCGGTTTACTTCGAGGAGCTCGGAGCCCCCAGCATCGATCGGCCCGAGGTATTATGTATTAGTAGCCTGAATAACTGGATGACTCCTTACATAGCCTATCTTAAGGACGACACCCTTCCGGAAGACCAGAACAAAGCACGGTACCTCAAGTATAAGGCTTCTCGCTTCTTTTTGGAAGATAATCAGCTATACCGACGAACTTTCTCTGCCTCGACTTTAAAGTGCGTTGATCCGGATGAGGCAGATTATTGTCTCCGGGAGGTGCACGAGGGAATCTGCGGGGATCATTTAGCCGCTAAAGCTCTAGCCTACAAGGTCATCAGACAAGGCTACTATTGGCCCACAATCCACGCTGATTCAGTTGCCTATGTGAAGAAATGCAGCAAGTGCCAAAAGTTCAGCAATGTGCCGAAACAAGGTTCAAGCCTCCCCGGGTCCGTTCTCTCCCCGATCCCATTCGCTGTCTGGGGAATTGACATCATGGGCCCTTTCCCTCGAGCAAAAGGGGATCTTCGCTATGTTCTGGTAGCAATAGATTATATGACTAAGTGGGCGGAAGCCAAGGCTATGAGAATCATCAATCAGCAAGATTGCATCAAATTTGTGGATACGATtgtgatgaggttcgggatcccaaTAGTTTTAATCTCAGACAATGGGCCGTAG